ACGCATGCGAAGGGCGCACATTACAACTTCCCTGTTCGTCCGCAGCAGATTGTCACGCTGCATTTCGAAACAGCATCTGCAGTAGCCGAGCCAGAGCAAGTTACCAAGTGGGACCAATTCGTCCCGGAGCATAAACTTCCGGCATTGCATGCCTACGATCCAAGCCTGATTGGTCATCCACCCTTCGGGTCGTAATTATCCAAAGGAGCAACACACTTCGGCGCGCAAAGAATCACAATGCATCACAAGGCCAATCATGAAGAATCCGAATCCCGACGCAGCGAAGCACAAGGATATCCCGCTCTTTCACTCGGAAGACTGGCACTACGAAGATTTTGAGATCGGTAGCCGTATGCGCTCCATTCGGCGCACGATCTCAGAGGGCGAGAGCATGGCCTTCAATGCGCTGGTCATGGACATGCACCCTTATGTCGCCGATGAAGTCTTTGCCGTTGAAGAGGGTATCTTCGGAAGAAGAATCGTAGCCGGTGCTTTTGTCTTCAGCCTTGGCCTCGGACTCATGGCGCACAACTGCGTTCATACCTTCAGCTACGGCTATGACAAGCTGCGTTTCATCAAGCCCGTCTTTCTGGGAGACACGATTTACACCATTCGCACCAACCTTGAGAAAGCGCCCAAATATCCAGACATGGGGATCGTGCGCGTTTCCTATGAAGTCTTCAAACACCCCGGCGAACTCGTCCTCTACTGTGAGCACCTGCAGACGGCGAAATATAAGGCGCCAGCAAACTTTCAATCTCAGATAAAGCAATAAAGCATCAACGGAATCAAGTTGGCGGGAAAGACAAGCATTGAGGCATGGCTGAATCTGTTTCGTAGCGACATGAGCAGCGTGATATGCCCACATCTCGACGAAGCCACTTCTATCGCAGTATGATTTCATCAGCCGTGCGATTCCAATACGTAAAATCACTTGAGAGAGGTGCCAACGCGAGCCCTTTACTCTTCGTGCACACGATGGGCCGGGAACAAGAGTTCCTGCACAGCAAACGAGACAACCATTTCTCCGATGGATGCAGTAGAATGCTCATCAACTTCGGCGTACTCATGCTGTGACCAGGAGATCTTGCCTAGTGCCTAAGCAAAAGGTAGTTGAACCAGCATCTCGATACACCACTCCGGCCCTCGAAAAAGGCCTGGACATCCTCGAACTGTTCGCATCCACATCAGAAGAACTGACCAAGCGTGAGGTCGCTCGCCGGCTAGGTCGCACCGTTTCTGAAATCTTCCGAATGCTTGTATGCCTTGAAGGACGAGGCTATCTGGCCGAGTCACCGGGAGAGGATCGCCTGCGGTTAACGCTGAAGCTCTTCAAGCTCGGGCAGGAACATCCTCCCGTGAAACGCCTGACAGAAAAAGCGATTCCCATCATGCACGACGTCGCTCAAAAAACTAACCAATCCTGCCACCTCGGCGTACTCGATGGCGGCCAGGTGATCATTCTCGCCCAGGCAGATGCACCCACCAGTACGGGCTTCTACGTCAAAGCCGGTTCAAGCGTTGACCTCATGGAAGCAGCCACAGGCCATGTAATCCTTGCACATCAACGTGCAGAGATACGCGAACGCGCCATTCTCGAATGGCAGCGCGATACCAAGAAAAATGTCCCATCCGATCTGGAAAGGCATCTCTCGAAAATCCGCCAGCGGGGCTATGAAGAACGCGAAAGCTACCAGGTAAGCGGAGTGATGAATATCAGCTTTCCGATAATGGATAACCAGGGCTACGCCATTGCAGCCCTCTCCATTCCCTTTCTGAAAAGAATTCAGGATCAAACCACAGGTAAGGACGTTCGCGCCCACCTGCGGCAAGCCAGCCTGCAAATCTCCAAAGAGATCGGCGGAGACTGACATCAGTCCAGGTGAAAGACCTCATCCATCTGCGACCACCACTCCCCCGCAGGTCGATCCGGAAACGGTTCCTGCATCGGGTTCATGATTGCCCACCATCGTTGCGTTGCAGGGTCAGCAGCCATCTTGGCCATATCTGCGGAGAAGTCCGATCCGACATACTCGAAGTAGCCAAACAATACCGAGCTACGAAGAAAGATCGAGTAGTTTTCTATATTGCATTCGCGAATCGTGTGAAGCACATCCTGCGGGACTGCACTATGCGCGACCCTGTATGCCTCCTCGTGTTCAGACCTCAGTCGAATGACCATTCCATATCGCTTCATCATCTTCCCCTTCGGATAGCACACTGCCTTTAAATGTCGTCCTTGAATGAGACATAAGCCGCGCCGTTATCACTCGAACGGTAAAGCGCCTCGACCAGAGCCATCGTCTCATATGCGTCTTCAAAATGCGTTGGCAAACTGGCCGCAGAGCCTTCTACATAAGCCTGCAAAGCTCCCATCGGGCCCATGAACCCATCAGGAAAATTGTTGCCCTGGATTGGAACAGAAGTCCACGAAGCCTCGCCAGCACCACGCCGAGCATACTCCACCGTGTCCGGTCTTCCGGTTGGATAATCGAGGTTCACACCCATCGTCATGCGCGCAGCACCATGCAATCCTTCAAACTGCACAAAGCTATGCTGATGTGCTTCTCCAAATTCATGACTGTGATTCGTCGCGACAAACACCCGCATCGCATCGCCATAATCGAGAATCGCCACCGTCTTCGTCGCTGCCAGCCCCGCCGCATGAGGACTCTTCACCGTCTTTGCCGAAACGCTGCGAGGATTGCCCAGCCACGAACGAATCAGGTCGAAGTAATGAATGCTGTGATAGAGAATTTCCAATCGTGGCGCAGTTGCTAAAAATGTCCATAGATGCCACGGAGTAAACGTACTCGTCTGCACCTCGACATCGTGAATCGCGCCAATCATCCCGGCATCCGCAAGCGCCTGCACAGCAAGATTGTTGGGTGAGTATCGCAACGAAAAATTCACCGATGCGGTTAGCCCTTTATTCCTGCAGATTTCGCGTATGGCCGCAGCTTCTGCCAGCGTCTCGCCCATCGGCTTCTGCATCAGCACAGCAGTTCCATCCTTCAGTTGAGGAAGAATATGCACCAACTGAGAAGCCGGAACTGCGACATCAAAAATGACATCATCAGGAGCGAAACGAACCGCCTCGGCAATCGTGGAAAAGGCATTCGGAATACCGCGCTCCGTAGCCAGGCTCGTTGCCCGTTCCGCATTCTCATCCATGATTCCAATAACAGGAAAACCAGCCATCGCATAGGCCGGCAGGTGCGCCGCGCGAACGATGCCTCCCGCCCCAATCACAAGGATTGGCCGTGGCTGTTTAGGCCGTGGCATCTTGATCGACTGTGTATCCGGAAGCGCCGATGTATGCGGGTGATCGAAAGCCATAGGCGCTTGTGCTCCTTGCGCGTCATTGAAAAATTATGCGAAGCCGGGCTCACTCAGACTAGCCAGGTGAGCCCGCTCTCTTTATGCAGTCGTCAGCACAAGCACCGTTGCGATCGGATCCGGCATCTGCCCAGGTAATGCGATATCCAGACCTCCGCCGCTCTTCGTTACCTTCAACGGAGTCTTTGCGTTGTCAGACAACAGATAAGCGCCCGTTACATTACGCGGCATCTTGTCCAGATGAAAAGTCGAACCCGGCCACTCGAACAAATGAATGTAAACCTCATTCGACTTGGTCGTCGATCGCCATTTCCAACTCGGCACAAACTTCGGTTTGCCTTCTTTATCCTTTTCCGTTGCAGAGAATGCACCGGCCTCAGCACCAAACAACGTCGGCTGCGTAGCATAAATGGATTCGCCATTCACCGCGAGCCACTTGCCCACTTCTCGCAGTCGCTCAACCTCCTCGACCGGCACTTCTCCAGTCTGCATGGGGCCAATGTTCAATAGATAGTTGCCGCCCTTACTGGCAATATCGATCAGGTTCCGCAGCAGCGTCTCAGTGCTCTTGAAGTTCTTATCGTCCTGCTTGTATCCCCAGGTATCGTTCATCGTCATGCACGATTCCCAATCGCGGCCAGGATATCCCTGTGCAGGAATGTACTGCTCTGGAGTCTCGGTATCTCCGCTATAATCG
This DNA window, taken from Acidicapsa ligni, encodes the following:
- a CDS encoding L-rhamnose mutarotase, whose amino-acid sequence is MMKRYGMVIRLRSEHEEAYRVAHSAVPQDVLHTIRECNIENYSIFLRSSVLFGYFEYVGSDFSADMAKMAADPATQRWWAIMNPMQEPFPDRPAGEWWSQMDEVFHLD
- a CDS encoding MaoC family dehydratase, producing the protein MKNPNPDAAKHKDIPLFHSEDWHYEDFEIGSRMRSIRRTISEGESMAFNALVMDMHPYVADEVFAVEEGIFGRRIVAGAFVFSLGLGLMAHNCVHTFSYGYDKLRFIKPVFLGDTIYTIRTNLEKAPKYPDMGIVRVSYEVFKHPGELVLYCEHLQTAKYKAPANFQSQIKQ
- a CDS encoding IclR family transcriptional regulator, coding for MPKQKVVEPASRYTTPALEKGLDILELFASTSEELTKREVARRLGRTVSEIFRMLVCLEGRGYLAESPGEDRLRLTLKLFKLGQEHPPVKRLTEKAIPIMHDVAQKTNQSCHLGVLDGGQVIILAQADAPTSTGFYVKAGSSVDLMEAATGHVILAHQRAEIRERAILEWQRDTKKNVPSDLERHLSKIRQRGYEERESYQVSGVMNISFPIMDNQGYAIAALSIPFLKRIQDQTTGKDVRAHLRQASLQISKEIGGD
- a CDS encoding Gfo/Idh/MocA family protein, giving the protein MAFDHPHTSALPDTQSIKMPRPKQPRPILVIGAGGIVRAAHLPAYAMAGFPVIGIMDENAERATSLATERGIPNAFSTIAEAVRFAPDDVIFDVAVPASQLVHILPQLKDGTAVLMQKPMGETLAEAAAIREICRNKGLTASVNFSLRYSPNNLAVQALADAGMIGAIHDVEVQTSTFTPWHLWTFLATAPRLEILYHSIHYFDLIRSWLGNPRSVSAKTVKSPHAAGLAATKTVAILDYGDAMRVFVATNHSHEFGEAHQHSFVQFEGLHGAARMTMGVNLDYPTGRPDTVEYARRGAGEASWTSVPIQGNNFPDGFMGPMGALQAYVEGSAASLPTHFEDAYETMALVEALYRSSDNGAAYVSFKDDI